From a region of the candidate division WOR-3 bacterium genome:
- the rpoC gene encoding DNA-directed RNA polymerase subunit beta', whose protein sequence is MKHLVAGLQPEVLKAIRIKLASPEAIRSWSYGEVKTAETINYRTQRPEKGGLFCEVIFGPVKDYECACGAFKGKRFAGTVCDKCGVEVTSSSVRRERMGHIELAVPVAHIWFYKIPPSTIALLLDITSNDLESILYYDKYIVIDPGDTPLQKKQILTDKEYEELISEYKDGFLAEMGAPAIKKLLKELDLEELSAELRVKLRTEKTTQMRGKVLKRLQIVDAFINSGNKPEWMILEVLPVIPPDLRPLFPLEGGRYATSDLNDLYRRVINRNNRIKNITKMGAPEIILRNEKRLLQESVDALLDNSRRSRPVMGKQGKPYKSLSDMLRGKKGRFRRNLLGKRVDYSGRSTIVVGPDLKLNEVGIPKEMALELFRPFVERRLEKKGIAESLRSARKLVRERPVEIWEILEDIVKDHPVLLNRAPTLHRVSIEAFYPKLIEGKAIQLHPLVCVPFNADFDGDQMAVHVPISPEARLESHFLMLPRHNILSPAHGSPLMAPTQDIVIGLHYITKIRKGAKGEGMRFSTFNEAIIAYELGKVDLHAEIEVDEVPLKNKKTTVGRIIFNRTLPEGFEYINEEMTKKKLQELIKEIYMEKGSLICEEVLDKLKDLGFYWATKAGITFGMDEMIVPPDKKKILKETERQLEKIENDFLKGRISAGERYNAILDLWTEVTEILTEKMVELMKNDRDGFNSIYMMMNSGARGSLDQVKQLAAMRGLMARPKRIIGLTGEFIETPIKSNLKEGMTVLEYFISTHGARKGLADTALKTADAGYLTRRLVDVAQSVVIVEEDCGTIQGREVSALKEGETIIETLSERIEGHFSAENVRNPFTGEIILKVGELIKEEKAKEIEDLGIEKVKVRHVLTCESKGGICVKCYGKHLGTGRVVEIGEPVGVLAAQSIGEPGTQLTLRTFHIGGAATRVLEKSTHEAPFPGKVLFINLNISENSEGKIVSISKKGMIVVTHKDNPEVKRYFAVPQGAELKVKDKSEVEKGDILCEWEPYTIPILATKSGVVKFVDLEEGVTYTETAEEGKVEITVIEDRSKKLHPRIEILKDKKVVEEIALPKEARITVREGQEVKAGDIVAKLPREAGKTRDITGGLPRVNDLFEAKVPKDKAILAEISGIVRVGKPEKGYREVKIISESGLEMSYKIPYSKYLLVDDGEKINAGEPLTLGPIDPHDILRIKGRIEVQEFLLDQIQEIYRLSGVRIHDKHIGIIVRQMMRNVKVEDPGDTHFVRGQFVNIEQLEEENKRTRERGGRPAVYSPVLLGISKAALSTDSFISAASFQETTRVLAQAALYGKRDELKGLKENVIVGSLVPCGTGLREFQQIKVLPKIEEEEQYLAA, encoded by the coding sequence TTAAACTTGCGTCACCAGAGGCAATAAGAAGCTGGTCTTATGGTGAAGTAAAAACAGCAGAGACCATAAATTATAGAACTCAAAGACCTGAAAAAGGCGGACTCTTTTGTGAAGTAATTTTTGGTCCTGTCAAAGATTATGAATGCGCCTGTGGAGCATTTAAAGGAAAAAGATTCGCAGGAACTGTTTGTGATAAATGTGGGGTAGAAGTTACCTCTTCCTCTGTAAGAAGAGAAAGGATGGGGCATATTGAACTTGCTGTTCCAGTTGCTCATATATGGTTTTATAAAATTCCACCTTCCACCATAGCTCTTTTACTTGATATAACTTCAAACGATCTTGAAAGTATTCTTTATTATGATAAGTATATTGTTATTGATCCAGGTGATACTCCTTTACAGAAAAAACAAATTTTAACGGACAAAGAGTATGAGGAATTAATTTCTGAATATAAGGATGGTTTCTTAGCTGAGATGGGTGCTCCTGCAATAAAGAAACTTCTTAAAGAACTTGACCTTGAAGAACTTTCTGCAGAGCTCAGGGTTAAATTAAGAACTGAAAAAACAACACAAATGAGAGGGAAAGTTTTAAAAAGATTGCAGATTGTAGATGCTTTTATAAATTCAGGAAATAAACCAGAATGGATGATTCTTGAGGTATTACCTGTAATACCACCTGATTTGAGACCCCTTTTCCCTCTTGAAGGTGGAAGATATGCAACAAGTGATTTAAATGACCTTTATAGAAGAGTTATAAATAGAAACAACAGGATAAAAAATATAACAAAAATGGGTGCTCCTGAAATAATTCTAAGGAATGAGAAGAGATTACTTCAGGAATCTGTTGATGCATTACTTGATAATTCAAGAAGGTCAAGACCTGTAATGGGTAAGCAAGGAAAACCCTATAAATCTCTCTCCGATATGTTAAGAGGTAAAAAGGGTAGATTTAGAAGAAATCTATTAGGTAAGAGAGTTGATTATTCAGGTAGATCTACTATTGTTGTTGGTCCAGATTTGAAATTGAATGAAGTAGGAATTCCCAAAGAAATGGCTCTTGAACTCTTCAGACCTTTTGTAGAGAGAAGATTGGAAAAGAAAGGAATTGCTGAGTCATTAAGAAGTGCAAGAAAACTTGTTAGAGAAAGACCTGTGGAGATATGGGAGATTCTGGAAGATATTGTTAAAGATCACCCAGTTTTATTAAATAGGGCCCCCACTCTACATAGAGTCTCAATAGAGGCTTTTTATCCTAAATTAATAGAAGGGAAGGCTATACAGCTACATCCTCTTGTGTGTGTTCCATTTAATGCTGACTTTGATGGTGACCAGATGGCTGTTCATGTTCCTATATCACCAGAAGCAAGACTTGAATCACATTTTCTTATGCTACCAAGACATAATATTCTTTCACCTGCTCATGGTTCTCCCTTAATGGCTCCAACTCAGGACATAGTAATAGGATTACATTATATTACTAAAATAAGAAAAGGAGCAAAAGGAGAAGGAATGAGGTTTTCTACCTTTAATGAGGCAATTATTGCTTATGAACTTGGAAAAGTGGACCTTCACGCAGAAATTGAAGTTGACGAAGTTCCTTTAAAAAATAAAAAGACAACAGTAGGCAGAATAATATTTAACAGAACTCTTCCAGAAGGTTTTGAATACATTAATGAGGAGATGACAAAAAAGAAATTGCAGGAATTAATTAAAGAAATTTATATGGAAAAGGGTTCCCTTATTTGTGAGGAAGTTCTGGATAAACTGAAGGATCTTGGGTTTTACTGGGCTACAAAAGCAGGAATCACTTTTGGTATGGACGAAATGATTGTTCCTCCTGATAAAAAGAAAATTCTTAAAGAAACCGAAAGACAGCTTGAAAAAATAGAAAATGACTTTTTAAAGGGTAGAATATCAGCAGGAGAAAGATACAATGCTATTCTTGATTTATGGACAGAGGTAACTGAAATATTAACTGAAAAGATGGTTGAACTTATGAAAAATGATAGAGATGGGTTTAATTCTATATACATGATGATGAATTCAGGTGCGAGAGGATCCTTAGACCAGGTGAAACAGCTTGCAGCAATGAGGGGTCTTATGGCAAGACCTAAAAGGATAATTGGTTTAACAGGAGAATTTATAGAAACACCAATTAAATCAAATTTGAAAGAGGGAATGACTGTTCTTGAATATTTCATTTCTACACACGGTGCAAGAAAAGGTCTTGCTGATACGGCTCTTAAAACTGCTGATGCAGGTTATCTTACAAGAAGACTTGTTGATGTAGCTCAGTCAGTGGTTATAGTTGAAGAAGATTGTGGAACTATTCAAGGAAGAGAAGTAAGTGCTCTAAAGGAAGGTGAAACAATCATTGAAACTCTTTCAGAAAGAATAGAAGGACATTTTTCAGCAGAAAATGTTAGAAACCCATTCACAGGTGAAATTATTCTAAAAGTAGGCGAATTAATCAAAGAGGAAAAGGCTAAAGAAATAGAGGATCTCGGAATAGAAAAAGTAAAAGTTCGCCATGTTTTGACATGTGAATCAAAGGGTGGAATTTGTGTAAAATGTTACGGTAAGCATCTTGGCACAGGAAGAGTTGTAGAAATAGGTGAACCTGTGGGTGTTCTTGCTGCACAGAGTATAGGAGAACCTGGTACTCAGCTTACATTGAGAACCTTCCATATAGGTGGAGCTGCAACAAGAGTTCTTGAAAAATCAACACATGAAGCACCTTTCCCAGGAAAAGTTCTCTTTATTAACTTAAATATTTCAGAAAATAGCGAAGGTAAAATAGTTTCTATTTCTAAAAAGGGAATGATTGTTGTAACACACAAAGATAATCCTGAAGTTAAAAGATACTTTGCTGTTCCTCAAGGAGCCGAATTGAAAGTAAAAGATAAATCTGAGGTTGAAAAGGGTGATATTTTGTGTGAATGGGAACCCTATACAATACCTATTCTTGCCACAAAATCCGGGGTCGTGAAATTTGTAGATCTTGAGGAAGGTGTTACATACACTGAAACTGCTGAGGAGGGTAAAGTTGAAATAACAGTTATTGAAGATAGATCTAAAAAACTACACCCAAGAATAGAAATATTAAAAGACAAAAAAGTAGTTGAAGAAATTGCGCTTCCAAAAGAAGCAAGAATAACTGTTAGAGAAGGTCAAGAAGTAAAAGCTGGTGATATAGTAGCTAAATTGCCAAGGGAAGCAGGAAAAACAAGAGATATTACAGGTGGACTTCCCAGAGTAAATGATCTTTTTGAAGCTAAAGTTCCAAAAGATAAGGCAATTCTCGCTGAAATTAGTGGTATTGTGAGAGTTGGAAAGCCAGAAAAGGGTTATAGAGAAGTTAAAATAATTTCTGAGTCAGGACTTGAAATGTCATATAAAATTCCATATAGCAAGTATCTTCTTGTTGATGATGGAGAAAAAATTAATGCAGGTGAACCACTTACTCTTGGACCTATTGATCCCCATGATATTTTGAGAATTAAAGGTAGGATTGAAGTTCAGGAATTCCTTTTAGACCAGATACAGGAGATTTACAGGCTCTCAGGTGTTAGAATCCATGATAAACACATAGGTATAATTGTAAGACAGATGATGAGAAATGTGAAGGTAGAGGATCCTGGAGATACACATTTTGTTAGAGGACAATTTGTTAATATTGAGCAATTAGAGGAGGAAAATAAAAGAACAAGGGAAAGAGGAGGAAGGCCAGCTGTCTATTCTCCTGTTCTTCTTGGGATATCAAAAGCAGCTCTTTCTACAGATAGTTTCATTTCTGCTGCATCTTTCCAGGAAACAACAAGAGTTCTTGCTCAAGCTGCTCTTTATGGAAAAAGAGATGAATTAAAAGGTTTAAAAGAGAATGTGATTGTAGGTTCCCTTGTTCCTTGTGGCACAGGTTTAAGAGAATTTCAGCAAATTAAAGTTTTGCCTAAAATTGAGGAGGAAGAACAGTATCTTGCAGCATAA